A single window of Fibrobacter sp. UWP2 DNA harbors:
- a CDS encoding sulfate ABC transporter substrate-binding protein: MNQNFVKSAIAASLLIVGTIGFSACSSSDEQKSESSAKKVEKQTLTNVSYDPTRELYANYNEVFKKHWKEKTGGEVEITQSHGGSGKQALEVANGLEADVVTLALEFDVNAVRDAGLIEDGWVKEFPLNSSPYTSTIVFLVRKGNPKNLKDWGDLVKPGIGIITPNPKTSGGARWNYLAAWAWAEKQYNNDEAKVKDFIKKLFQNVLVLASGARGSTTTFIENGQGDVLLAWENEAFLALKDYPNDYEIVIPSISILAEPSVAIVDKVVDKRGTRELATEYLNYLYSDEGQHIAAKNHYRPSNKAILDQYKEFDQNVNLISIEHFGGWDKAQGTHFSNGGVFDQIYEKK; encoded by the coding sequence ATGAATCAGAATTTTGTCAAGTCCGCCATTGCGGCAAGTCTCCTGATTGTGGGAACTATCGGTTTTAGCGCATGTTCTTCTTCTGACGAGCAGAAGAGCGAATCTTCCGCCAAGAAGGTTGAAAAGCAGACGCTCACCAACGTGTCTTACGACCCGACCCGCGAACTCTATGCCAACTACAACGAAGTATTCAAGAAGCACTGGAAAGAAAAGACCGGCGGCGAAGTGGAAATCACGCAGTCTCATGGCGGTTCCGGCAAGCAGGCCCTGGAAGTGGCCAACGGTCTTGAAGCCGACGTGGTGACGCTCGCCCTTGAATTTGACGTGAACGCCGTGCGCGACGCGGGCCTCATCGAAGATGGCTGGGTCAAGGAATTCCCGCTGAACAGTTCCCCGTACACATCCACCATCGTGTTCTTGGTCCGCAAGGGCAACCCGAAGAACCTGAAGGACTGGGGAGACCTCGTGAAGCCGGGCATCGGCATCATCACGCCGAACCCGAAAACTTCCGGTGGCGCGCGCTGGAATTACCTTGCCGCTTGGGCTTGGGCCGAAAAGCAGTACAACAACGACGAGGCCAAGGTTAAGGATTTCATCAAGAAACTCTTCCAGAACGTGCTCGTGCTCGCTTCCGGTGCACGCGGCTCTACCACGACCTTTATCGAAAACGGCCAGGGCGATGTGCTTCTCGCATGGGAAAACGAAGCCTTCCTCGCTCTCAAGGACTACCCGAACGACTACGAAATCGTAATCCCGAGCATCAGCATTCTGGCTGAACCTTCCGTTGCCATCGTGGACAAGGTGGTCGACAAGCGCGGCACCCGCGAACTCGCTACCGAATACCTGAACTACCTCTACAGCGACGAGGGCCAGCACATTGCAGCGAAGAACCATTACCGCCCCTCCAACAAGGCCATTCTCGACCAGTACAAGGAATTCGACCAGAACGTGAACTTGATTTCTATCGAGCACTTTGGCGGTTGGGACAAGGCGCAGGGAACGCACTTCTCCAACGGTGGCGTCTTCGACCAGATCTACGAAAAGAAGTAA
- a CDS encoding mobile mystery protein A: protein MNKRLILLRTLTRKMGNLARLRDTQPPKQGWIAAVRQALGMTAKQLAERVGLSQPRIAKMELNENNLKISTMKKIAAGLDCDFVYGFVPKNSLQETINRQARKKVEAILSNVNTNMALEDQLADDPHILTDMADELIAKNIRRIWD from the coding sequence ATGAACAAAAGGCTGATTTTGCTCAGAACGCTCACTCGCAAGATGGGAAATCTTGCCCGACTTCGAGATACCCAGCCGCCCAAGCAGGGGTGGATTGCCGCCGTGCGTCAAGCCCTTGGAATGACCGCCAAGCAGCTTGCGGAACGCGTAGGACTTTCTCAGCCGCGCATCGCCAAGATGGAGCTTAATGAAAACAACCTCAAGATTTCGACCATGAAAAAAATTGCGGCGGGTCTTGACTGCGATTTCGTTTACGGTTTTGTTCCCAAGAACAGCTTGCAAGAGACGATTAACCGACAGGCTCGCAAAAAGGTTGAGGCAATCCTGTCGAATGTCAATACGAACATGGCACTGGAAGACCAACTTGCCGACGATCCGCATATTCTGACGGACATGGCCGACGAGCTGATTGCCAAGAACATCAGGCGCATTTGGGATTAG
- a CDS encoding LysR family transcriptional regulator, whose protein sequence is MELRVLRYFLEAARLGNVSRAADNLCVTQPTVSRQLKELEEELGEKLFERTNYAIRLTPAGELLRERAEDILSMADRTVQDFKSLKEDEVVGEIAIACAESRNVNFLSKCIGILRDDYPKIKYNLYSGDSERALEKLDKGIFDFAVVVDNVDLEKYNCLAVRSVDRWGVVMRRDDPLAKRDFIEPKDLLDKPLMASRQAMVADLPKWFGDDISRLNVIVGLDLSYNGSVLAKEGTGYLLTFDGLVDTSRSSRLCFRPLMPELTTNMYIIWRRGQQFTRAGELFLDTLRHVLGE, encoded by the coding sequence ATGGAACTTCGAGTTTTGCGGTATTTTCTGGAGGCGGCGCGGTTGGGGAATGTCTCGCGCGCGGCGGATAATCTTTGCGTGACGCAGCCGACGGTGAGTCGCCAGCTCAAGGAGTTGGAGGAGGAACTGGGCGAAAAGCTTTTCGAGCGCACGAATTACGCGATTCGGCTGACGCCTGCGGGGGAACTCTTGCGGGAGCGTGCGGAGGACATCCTTTCGATGGCGGACAGGACGGTGCAGGATTTCAAGTCGCTGAAGGAAGACGAGGTGGTGGGTGAAATCGCCATTGCCTGTGCGGAATCGCGGAACGTGAATTTTCTTTCGAAGTGCATCGGGATTCTCCGGGACGACTATCCGAAGATTAAGTACAACTTATATTCTGGCGACAGCGAGCGCGCTCTGGAAAAGCTGGACAAGGGCATTTTTGATTTCGCGGTGGTTGTAGATAACGTTGATTTGGAAAAGTACAACTGTCTTGCGGTGCGTTCGGTGGACCGTTGGGGCGTGGTGATGCGTCGCGACGACCCTTTGGCCAAGCGGGATTTCATCGAGCCGAAGGACTTGCTCGACAAGCCGCTGATGGCGTCGCGCCAGGCGATGGTGGCGGATTTGCCGAAATGGTTCGGCGACGATATTTCGAGGCTGAACGTGATTGTGGGGCTGGATCTTTCGTACAACGGTTCGGTGCTTGCCAAAGAGGGCACGGGCTACCTGCTCACTTTCGACGGACTGGTGGATACGAGCCGCAGTTCGCGCCTGTGTTTCAGGCCGCTCATGCCCGAGCTCACCACCAACATGTACATCATTTGGCGGCGGGGCCAGCAGTTCACGCGTGCGGGCGAACTTTTCCTCGATACGCTCCGGCACGTGCTGGGGGAATAG